Part of the Pseudorasbora parva isolate DD20220531a chromosome 13, ASM2467924v1, whole genome shotgun sequence genome is shown below.
CATCACAACTTTGGCTccgcccactggagtgttagtgagatgacgaggagagaagagcgactgaaaataacattaccttctaaaggatcctaatgctaggaatgAGCTTCTTTATCTTCATCAATGTGAGTCTCAGTTgagctttatttatttgcattcgcttcatttcactgtggacTCTTTGGGAAATCAGACGCGGTTTCGGCACTGGCTTTGCAAACAGACTTATGGACTCGACAGTAGCGCCACAACATGCGAGTAAAAGTGTTCATTCTAACGCCTGATCTGagaccagtgatttctgatagGTTTCATAcacagtcagatgttctttgaCTGTGtaagtaaatcaaaccagtgtcTAAACGCTCAACTTCACATTTGTTTCTCTTAGTAGGATGAAAATAAACTGTTAATAAAAGTgtgattaaaatatatatagaaagcGATCAAAGACGCTCCCTTTACAATCTCTGGAGCTGTCGATCAAACAGCACGAGTTtacaacccgttctcactcccaaggcgtcaaaatccgaagcatggtcaagtgccttccgcgtcacaattaagacgctaaaggtgcccctgggcgtcattttgcgacgcgctgggtgctccattcattacaatgataaacctttggcgtcataaacagacgcatttaattatttgcgtttataaaagcagacatgattttattgatatttaaaggctacttttatattttggagcaactaactccactcctaccctaaacctacccatatctaaacaatataaaacacataacaggcaaataaatgtacagtcacaagtatttattgcaaaaactgaccaaagcagtataaaagtattaactcatgttgcattccaagtcttctgaagtcatacgatatcttcatgtgaagaacagagttgatcttgatgttttaatcgctgaaatgatgatcccgctgccccctgaacgaactcattcatatctcattcaaataattcaaaagactcctgagcatgacgcaatcggtcacaagacacacgagagccaatgacattttacaatcaatgctgacgtaatgacgcaattggtcacaagacatacgagagccaatgcaatttcactatgaaatctcacgtaacgggcgccaatatttgaaatttgattgtgtttgttgatgatcttctgcgcggatggagatgctgatcgcttttggggattttcttaatacaaatcaatcgtttggcctcggaaaacttggattatttaacttttttgaataactcgtggatgcagtcgtatgttatatcctgtgttttatatcatgttcacacaaatgggtaggtttagggatgggatggtgttgggttacatgttaagcatgtctaaacagcgtaaataaaaaaaatgtaaataaaattatgcttgctgattaaattgaaaaacacactccaacatgtcataatggcaaaattataaactaatacaatttcaccatgacgataacattactaatacccagtgcgtatgtgtatgacgccaaaggtttctcactgaaatgaatggaacacccagcgcgtcgaaacatgacgccttggggcacctttagcgtctttattgtgacgcggaaggcacttgaccatgcttcggtttttgacgccttgggagtgagaatgggttgtttATCAGTGACTGAGTTCTGGACTTTATTATATAACTCCTGTTATAATAAACAAATCTCTTATTTACtttgtgtttgcactgttagttatgaTAAAATAATTCCTTAGTGTGCAGAAATTGAGTTGCAATGACGAGATcctgcattaaagggttagttcacacaaaaatgaaaatgtgatgcttatctgcttacccccagtgcatccaagatgcatgtatgtatatatacatagaTTCCTTATTAGTGCCTGCACGGATTggccgaatgaggcatctacataatatatGAGGGCTGCTGAATATATTTCGATTACACCCTTGTTTCGTATTTATAGGTCATTCCGTATTTGAAAGCTCTCTAATCTCGTGGGGTTGTTAATATTTTATGCACATTTTCAGTCTGCTTTTTTGTTGAAGCCTCCCGTGGTGAAAATCTAGTGTTGCttatatgtctatgtggtgtttttacaGTCAACACATTTTCTACTTAAAACTGCAGTgcatatgaatgaatgaatgaggcatttatatagcgctttcaaatgtactactgtacacccaaagcgcttcacactcatgtcagcggtctctcctcaacccagTGTGCCgctccacttggatgatgcgacggcagccacagtacaacgccgccagtgcgctcaccacacaccagcgataggtggagaggagagagggtgatagagccaattcagtggatgaggattattaggaggccatgattggtaagggccaatcgagggaatttggccaggacaccggggttacacccctactcttttacgagaagtgccatgggatttgtaatgaccacagagagtcaggacctcggtttaacgtctcatccaaaggacagtgctctttgacagtacagtgttcccatcactatactggggcgttaggacccacacagaccacagggtgagcgccccctgctggcctcactaacacctctacaagcagctacctggttttcccagttggtctcccatccagatactgaccaggctcagccctgcttagcttcagtgggaaaccagtcttgggctgcagggtgatatggctgctggcatataaaaaatttattttaaaaccaCCCGTTTTCCACATCACAAACATGTGACCAATCCCGTCACAAGGGGGGCGGGGCTTTTCTCCACTGACTGTCTATGATGTTCAAAGCGTTTCTAAGGATGCTGATTGTTATGTCATCTGTCTTAAGATGTGTCTGTGTAACATTAGCATCACATTATTAGCTGTCTGATAATGTAGTCAAGGAAAAGGATTATcatataaattacattatacaccgatcaggcaaaacattatgaccggtgaagtgaataacactgatgatctcttcatcatggctcctgttagtgggtgggatatattaggcagcaagtcaacattttgtcctcaaagttgatgtgttagaagcaggaaaaatgggcaagcgtaaggatttgagtgagtttgataagggccaaattgtgatggctagacgactgggtcagagcatctccaaaactgcagctcttgtgggctgttcccggtctgcagtggtcagtctctatcaaaagtgctccaaggaaggaacagtggagaaccggccacagggtcatgggcggccaaggctcattgatgcatgtggggagcgaaggctggcccgtgtggtccgatcaaacagacgagctactggagctcaaactgctccagaagttaatgctggttctgatagaaaggtgtcagaatacacagagcatctcagtttgttgcgtatggggcggcatagccgcagaccagtcagggtgcccaagctgacccctgaccctgccgaaagcaccaacagtggcacgtgagcatcagaactggatcacggagcaatggaagaccATGttaaccctttcatggaaaAAGTATTCCCTGCTGGCTGTGGcttttccagcaggataatgctcctgactagggctgggacaacgcgtcgatgtcatcgatgacgtcgacgcaaaaaatacgtcgacgcaaaatatgcgcgtcgattcgtcagacccaaaataaagatggtggcgccggagagtagtagcaaccatagatatacataataaagtatattatgtaattaagtctattatttattatgtatatctatggtagcaacacgagtggctcctcagactttcagaagtgcaaggcttgcgggttggcgcgCGGCGCGCACGGAGCAAGCGCTCTTATACACAGGtgcgcatgcacgcgttttgttgtcacggctacataaacaaatttctgcacacaggaagacagatgtttaaattaagttacggtacccacatccagttatggtgtcccgcctttgttttactgtctattaaagtctgccgcgtttaagttacggtgtagcctgtgtactgtcatacatgttttcataatgcagaatattcactcagcgcgctgtcaggcagtttggggctgcccactgcacgagTGTGTGCACTCGAATGCCGTGACATCGTGAGCtcacgcatacaatcagtagtaacagttcgcaattatatccatatatccttgcttttcttgtaaacccgataaaatccatggcaaTGAATGTCATCGGggatgtttaatccacaagcattctgagaattattcctacttgtcgttcacatcaatctaaaagttgtccttttaggctataggcgattttcattcaaagatgtaaaagtaattgctatgtagcctattgtatcatttttttgctacataaaaacattaaaaacatattgcaataaataatttctcTGTTTAGCGtatgaatgggcaatccgatccagtcagTGCTGTCATTAGAGtgtgatagccaaacttaacccttgattaaccagcggcactatttgctatttatcttattacaatcacatgcatttttacatgatttgttatttgttctattttttatatctttgcattatatatgcaaatgtttactcattagaaataatcttatcttgttcatataattcagtgtcacctatcaacctgtaagttttgctgcacagcaatgaagatactctttacaagacgtattgtgtccttaataatggcatcagaatgcagccaaagcacatgatggtaataagaagatggctataattaattgtaaatcatccaaaataaatgccatgatcattacattttatacaggtgttactatattgattttgtaaaaggtgatcagcaaccaaatattgataatatggaagttactgccttttgccttggcatgactccacattttttgcagacaatacaaaggcagagtgcagtaacttcaaaatagggtgtgtgtgtgtgtgtgtgtgtattttgttatgattttattgaatgcattgttcttttatagtcttttactttggaattttaagagcaataaacatatattgcaatgttaaggaattagtttttttcattcagataattaaatcaacatgtataaattgctattaggcaattaatggggagataatcggtaatcgaatcgaatcgtaaccgaatcggacaggaaaaattaatcgttagattaatcgatgcatcgaaaaaataatcgctagattaatcgtttaaaaaataatcgtttatcccagccctactcctgacacaaagcacaaatgcttcaggaatggtttgaggagcacagcgagtttgaggcgttgactcggcctccaaatgccccagatctcaatccaatcgagcatctgtgggatgtgctgaacaaacaagtccgatccatgaagAACCCACCTCACAacatacaggacttaaaggatcttctGCTAGCATCTTGGGGCCagacaccacagcacaccttcaggggtctagtggagtccatgcctcgacaggtcagggctgaTTTGGCAGCAAAGGGGGGAGCAACACAATATTTTGTCATAATGTAtacctgattggtgtatatccGATGTTGTAGAGAGTGATTAATCAAACCCATCACCGTTCTGATACTTGTATGAGCCTGTATAATTCACTCTTCCACTTATTCTGAATCAGGTTCTGGTTTAAATATGGCTGGATTAAACCAGCATTTACAGTTAATCTGAGCAAGTGGATCAATATTTTTGAGCTGGTGTGAATCAATGGAGACGGGGCTCTTTTGAATATTCATGGTTCAACGTATGATAAAAAAACAAGGGTGTAGTTACatttaagctattttaaggTATAAAGGAATTTTTTAAGtgtcattttggtgatcaaaaATGGGGTTTATGGGTTAAAATTAGGGAACCGAAGGGGGACTTTAACTTATGTAAGAAAGCAGGCATTACAATCAAATATAGCCAGTTTTCTTTATGAATAATTTAGTGTTCAAGAGAAGAAAGAATGTCATAAAAAtggtaaataatgacaaaaatcaaaattctgATTACAGTTACGGATTACAAATTACACGGCAAAACCTGTAGTTAGTAATGTAATCCATTATATCACATATTTAAGGTAAcataatctgactacttttggtttacttttagattacttttgaCCTAACTTGCTTATCACATTGATAATCTTGTACCgtattgataaaaaaatataaaagagataaaagagaaagaaaatatataatatatttacaaatgttatgcataaataaaatgattgcattattatataataataaaactacATATTGGTTGCGGCAGAAACATTTATCATAAACTGTGTGGGACAGAtatgtttataaaagcagatACATAATGAAAACAGCAGATTGATAATCATTTAAATGGTTGACTGGGAATCGTTTGCAGGATTTGGTAATATTTTCACATTAAACTAAAGATCTATTTAAAATCAGTTGtcaaaaatatatctaaaagaTTTGTTGAGGTTCTTGAGGACAGCAGGGAGTGTGAGAATGAAGTGGAGAGACTGAGACTACGCCACTGATTTGCTATCGATTTCCTCTCTAGGAAGCCTGATTCTACTTGAGGGAGACTTTCGGCAGAAATGATGTTAAATGACAATGTTATTGATTTCCGTTGGTCCAAGCACCGTGTGAAGAGATGTATGAAAGAGCTGCTGcttatttgttttagttttcaACCAGGAACAAGAATACCAAGTGCTAcccttcttttcatttatttaaagggttagttcacctagaaattgaaattctgtcattaattactaatCCTCATGTCGTTCAAAAACCTGCCAGACTTTGCTTCCTCTTAGATACACAAATGTAGATCTTTATGATGAAAtttgagagatttctgtcccttaCACCACATTGAcccttcaaaaagttcataaacaGATCATAAAACGAATCACTCGTTTCATTTGCTTGGGATGAATATTGTTGGTGTTACAGGGCTTGAATTTTGGCGTGGGATTGCGCTTAATTGTACTTACAGATATTGTAACGCACGTCAAATAGCATCTCTCAGTACTAAACTTTCCTTAGTGCAATTAAATAGTCAAATACACATacaataatgtcaaaatgctgCTTTTGACAAGTATTCACATATgcttaaagtgaaagtaaaccGTCGAGAAAGAAAACGCATGTAACAGTATAATAGATCCGtgcgtcaggtcttaaagtgacagcagcctaataaacctgctacctaattatgagataatattttttttaaatatgaatcagTTTTACCTCATGGTATTGATGTCAAAAtggtggccagtgaaaatgctaaGTGGCTAGCAACTTTGAaaaaccacttttttttttacttgacttgacttgaaccATGAACAGGCTCACCAACAGCATGTTACAGGAAACAATACTCAACAAGGCAGACATGaaggcttaaatacacaaaaactAATGACTAAACAACACACACCTTTGAACAATAATCACCCCATGATCCAATGAGAACATGACCAGAGAGCACATGGCAGGATCACAAGAGGGCaagggaatcacatgacaaaacAGAAACCATGACTAAACttgaaaataaaagacatgaaccATATGAGGCATGAATATGAACGTGACACACTTACACTGgagagcaaaaaagttaatatcGAGCCCTGTACGACTGAGTGAAAGTCATTAAGGTTCACTGTTTTTGGCTAGTGAAAGCTGGAATCAGGTCTTATTCAACTCAAAGACCAGTCATTAAACCTGTAGTCAGATGAGGGAGGGCTTTATCAtgttctgtttgatttatatgctttaATGTTTTAGTGCTCAGCTTTCACTTGCGCTCTGAATGGACTGTACTTGCATGTGTAGGGTGCTTCTGCGGTTTGGGACTGATCTACTCCAATAAGACCTGCACTATGCCATCCGTCACCTTCCAGGACCTGCCTCTCAATATCTATATGGTTATCTTCGGCACAGGCATCTTTGTCTTCGTACTCAGCCTCATATTCTGCTGCTATTTTATAAGGTAAATCTGATCTcatgcacacacataaacacacagctGCAGAAGCATATCTTATGAGATCATTGATCAGCTGAAGAACACTAGTGTTGTGAAAGGAAGTTGGTGAAAGTCAACAGGAAACTGCTTTACTCACAGCACACATGCAGACGTCAGCGTGGTGGTTCATGTCTAACACATTTGATAGGTGTTAATGATGTATTATTAATGTAGCTATTACAGGTCAATGCAAACTGCTTCAAATAAGATCTGAATCAAAATATGCCTGTGTCTGTCCTGTTCTTTTCTTTACTTTCCAGTTATTTTATGGTATTGTAgccttttcattttaaataatacatttaatttgtccTCTTCTTTATTTCATTATCCATCCTGTCATAttctttttgtttcttttcttttcctttcCTTAAATTTCATATCATATCCTATCCCAtcctatattatatttattatatccCATCCCATCCTAtcctatattatattatatttcatatatcccatcccatccatcctatcctatattatattatattatatttcatatATCCTATTCCATCCCATCCTTTCCATTATATTTCATATATCCTATTCCATCCCATCCTTTCCATTATATTTCATATATCCCATCCCATccatcctatcctatcctatcctattcTTTCCCATCCTTtcctatattatatttaatatatcctatcctatatttaatatattctatatttttCTATCCtatcatatattatatttaatatagcctatcccATCCTTTCCTGTATTATATTTCAtatatcctatcctatcctatcccatcctatattatatttattatataccTTCCCATCCTTTTCTAtcctatattatatttattatatccTATTCCATCCCATCATATCCTATCCTTtcctaaattatatttaatataatatccCATTCCTTCtaatcctatcctatcctatcctatattatttttcatatatcctacactgtaaaaaaaaattcaggttaaattcaattgaacattttctagtgactgatcacatctacatttttcaattggccaaattaaatttctgtgaattaaatgttcaattggattttttttttttttttacagtgtatcccATTCCTTCCTATCCTATATCTTATCCCATCCCATCTTATATCCTATCCTACCATATATTCTACCATATAATATATCATAACAGTATCATAAGAGTAACTGTATATCATATCAATCACATCATATCCTTCTCCCTAATCTCTTTTGTGTCTTTTTTCTTTGCTTATCTATccttttcatttaatttcagtttccTTATCCTGTGCTAtcatttcttttttgttttcttatcTATTACTATCCTTTTCTTTTATGTCTATGATCTATGTCTTTTATTGTAAACAATTGTAAAATTATGTCTATAGACGACAAAGCACAGATAGACGACTTctatatattactattattttattatcttcTATATGTTGGGCAATATGTAAACCATGTCAAATGCAAACGAAAGCCCTTCAAGAATAATCATTGCAGACGCTGAAGCGCTTGTGTCGTGATTCCACTGCCACGCTAATCACTCAGGTTTAATCCTGAAAATAACTCATGCCATGATTCATTTAGCTGGGTCTATGCCACAGATTCAGCCACAATTAGCGAGTTATACTTTCATTTTACCTTGAATCTCTCTCCTAATGTGAATGTGTAGACCAGGTCATCCGACAGTTTTTCTCAAATACTTAAATCAATCCTATTATCCGAATATCATACCATAATGCTTTTTCCAGAAGAAGTGTGAAAAGTACTGATGGTCAACCATGGACAttcatttgtgttattttacctAAATAAATTGCCAAACAGTCAGTGACAAAAAATGTGGACATGTCCTCATTCACGCATTTCAATGGGTTTAAACCGCTCGCCCTGACAGTCGTGAATTAAATGTGATTTCTTAAATGTGATTTCATTTACAATAATCAATATTAACAATTTTGTGCCATTAGTCATGTGCATGTTGAAGTTCTGACGATGTACCTACTCTTGGCTCATTCGGACCGGATCATTGAATTGTTGATCAGTCAGATTCAGGAATGAATCGCTCAGTGTTATTAGTGAACCAATTCAGCTTGTTCATTGGAATGAATCAACTTGATTCGGACATCGCTCTTGCATCTCTCAGAGGGTGGGGATTTCTTCACTTAGAAATAATCAAgaactaaatgtttttaatgcaatgtagtggagtaaaagtATGTatatgctttggaatatagtaAACGTTTCTTTACTGAtacttgaaaaatgtacttaaagggatagtttacccaaaaaagaaaatgaccccatgatttactcaccctcaagccataataggtgtgtatgactttcttctttcagacaaacacaatctgagttatattaaaaatgtcctggctcttccaagctttattatGGCAGTGAAAGGGAGCCTAaaatttgaagctcaaaaaaagtgcatccatccattataaaagtgcccCAAACgtctccagggggttaataaaggccttgtGAAGCGAATCAATGGGTTTGTGtatgaaaaatatccatatttaacacgtcATAAAGTAAAATGTCTAGTCTAATCGCCTATTCTATTCTACGGACCGTTCGTCCAATGTGTTgaatatggacatttttatcatggatggatgcacttttttggtcttcaaattttgggttgccattataaagcttagaagagccaggacatttattaatgtaaatctGATTGTATTGGTCTGAATGAAGAAaatcatacacacctaggatgacttgagggagagtaaatcatggggtcattttcatttttgggtgaactatccctttaagtacagCAGAAATACTTCATTACTATGCATCACTGAAAACTAACCGATTGGTTTTGTATCcaaacaatgcaaaaagcaAGAATTACGAGAAGGTGGAGGAGGAAATGAATGTTTAGAATGAAAGTCACTATTCATGGAGCAAAAAGGCCTGTTGTGTCTATCGGGATAACTTTGATATGGCCAGTGTTGTAAGTGACttgatataataaaaataacaaggCTGAAAATCTGATATTGAGTGAATTGTGTTTGTGGTCATTTTTCAGTAATTCTATGCTTTATCTTTCTTTTGTCATTAATAGTAAATTGAGACATCAAGCCCAAAGTGAGCGCTTTGGATACAGAGAGGTAAGAGAGACTAAGTAGAAATGCTTTAGAGAGCTCATACCTGACATCTTTATCGTATTAGTCAAGGCTAATTGTACTAACTGTTAGTATTTGTGTCGATTGCAGGTTATTTTAAAAGGAGATCCGAAGAAACTGAATCTTCATGGGGTAAGAAACTGCCTTGTCTAGATCCTTTGAAAACCTGGAGATATCAGAGTCCCAAGGAGGAGGAAttaattagggctgggcaagtCAACGCGTTATTATCGCGTTaacgcattaattaattaacgctgacaattattttattgcgcattaacgtagttatttattattatattgaaagcccgttgctcactgcctctgaatacacatacagacaaaccattggtcaggagaatacatgGCTGTCTATAGCCTAAGCcaagggcttgacattctttgtctgggacaaatgggacaaataaaatataaaaaataaccagaaacgcgagaatgatccagatttttttttgtttttattatattcaatgtaaacagcgattgatAATGGAGTGTACCTCTGCCTTTGGTACGTTAACAAGTCGCGTTGAGGCTCGCGCTGCCTGTCTCT
Proteins encoded:
- the rnf122 gene encoding RING finger protein 122 isoform X2; protein product: MHPFQWCNGCFCGLGLIYSNKTCTMPSVTFQDLPLNIYMVIFGTGIFVFVLSLIFCCYFISKLRHQAQSERFGYREVILKGDPKKLNLHGTCAVCLEDFKVKDELGVLPCQHAFHRRCVVKWLEVRCVCPMCNKPLAGSEQHQSIGTLLDELV
- the rnf122 gene encoding RING finger protein 122 isoform X1, with protein sequence MHPFQWCNGCFCGLGLIYSNKTCTMPSVTFQDLPLNIYMVIFGTGIFVFVLSLIFCCYFISKLRHQAQSERFGYREVILKGDPKKLNLHGQTCAVCLEDFKVKDELGVLPCQHAFHRRCVVKWLEVRCVCPMCNKPLAGSEQHQSIGTLLDELV